From the Halichoerus grypus chromosome 3, mHalGry1.hap1.1, whole genome shotgun sequence genome, one window contains:
- the PCDH7 gene encoding protocadherin-7 isoform X8, with the protein MLRMRTAGWARGWCLGCCLLLPLSLSLAAAKQLLRYRLAEEGPADVRIGNVASDLGIVTGSGEVTFSLESGSEYLKIDNLTGELSTSERRIDREKLPQCQMIFDENECFLDFEVSVIGPSQSWVDLFEGRVIVLDINDNTPTFPSPVLTLTVEENRPVGTLYLLPTATDRDFGRNGIERYELLQEPGGGGGGGGGGGGGSGGEGRRAGPADSAPYPGGGGNGASGGGPGGSKRRPDIPEGGGGTNPGGRSSVFELQVADTPDGEKQPQLIVKGALDREQRDSYELTLRVRDGGDPPRSSQAILRVLITDVNDNSPRFEKSVYEADLAENSAPGTPILQLRAADLDVGVNGQIEYVFGAATESVRRLLRLDETSGWLSVLHRIDREEVNQLRFTVMARDRGQPPKTDKATVVLNIKDENDNVPSIEIRKIGRIPLKDGVANVAEDVLVDTPIALVQVSDRDQGENGVVTCTVVGDVPFQLKPASDTEGDQNKKKYFLHTSAPLDYETTREFSVVIVAVDSGSPSLSSNNSLVVKVGDTNDNPPLFGQSVVEVYFPENNIPGERVATVLATDADSGKNAEIAYSLDSSVMGIFAIDPDSGDILVNTVLDREQTDRYEFKVNAKDKGIPVLQGSTTVIVQVADKNDNDPKFMQDVFTFYVKENLQPNSPVGMVTVMDADKGRNAEMSLYIEENSNIFSIENDTGTIYSTMSFDREHQTTYTFRVKAVDGGDPPRSATATVSLFVMDENDNAPTVTLPRNISYTLLPPSSNVRTVVATVLATDSDDGINADLNYSIVGGNPFKLFEIDSTSGVVSLVGKLTQKHYGLHRLVVQVNDSGQPSQSTTTLVHVFVNESVSNATVIDSQIARSLHTPLTQDIAGDPSYEISKQRLSIVIGVVAGIMTVILIILIVVMARYCRSKNKNGYEAGKKDHEDFFTPQQHDKSKKPKKDKKNKKSKQPLYSSIVTVEASKPNGQRYDSVNEKLSDSPSMGRYRSVNGGPGSPDLARHYKSSSPLPTVQLHPQSPTAGKKHQAVQDLPPANTFVGAGDNISIGSDHCSEYSCQTNNKYSKQDTVIALGYLDNPGKSPYFKPFRRVTFSVVSQPQDPHQGSLQSCYDSGLEESETPSSKSSSGPRLGALPLPEDNYERTTPDGSVGVAAITTFPFLPFPHGKTHGRRVLLRPLH; encoded by the coding sequence aTGCTGAGGATGCGGACCGCGGGATGGGCGCGCGGCTGGTGCCTGGGTTGCTGTCTCCTCTTGCCGCTCTCGCTCAGCCTGGCGGCCGCCAAGCAACTCCTCCGATACCGACTGGCCGAGGAGGGCCCAGCGGACGTCCGCATCGGCAACGTCGCCTCGGACCTGGGCATCGTGACCGGCTCGGGTGAGGTGACTTTCAGCCTCGAGTCGGGGTCGGAGTACCTGAAGATCGACAACCTCACCGGCGAGCTGAGCACGAGCGAGCGGCGCATCGACCGCGAGAAGCTGCCCCAGTGTCAGATGATCTTCGACGAGAACGAGTGCTTTCTGGACTTCGAAGTGTCGGTGATCGGGCCCTCGCAGAGCTGGGTGGACCTGTTCGAGGGTCGGGTCATCGTACTCGATATCAACGACAACACGCCCACCTTCCCGTCACCCGTGCTCACGCTCACGGTGGAGGAGAACAGGCCGGTGGGCACTCTCTACCTGCTACCCACCGCCACTGACCGTGACTTCGGCCGCAACGGCATCGAGCGCTACGAGCTGCTCCAGGAGCCCGGGGGCggtggcggcggtggcggcggcggcggcggcggcagcggcggcgaaGGCCGGCGTGCTGGGCCTGCCGACAGCGCCCCCTACCCCGGGGGCGGCGGGAACGGCGCGAGCGGCGGCGGCCCCGGCGGCTCCAAGAGGCGGCCGGACATACCAGAGGGCGGCGGCGGGACCAACCCCGGTGGCCGCAGCAGCGTGTTCGAACTGCAGGTGGCCGACACCCCGGATGGCGAGAAGCAGCCACAGCTGATCGTGAAGGGGGCGCTGGATCGGGAACAACGCGACTCCTACGAGCTGACCCTGCGGGTGCGCGACGGTGGCGACCCGCCTCGCTCCTCTCAGGCCATCCTGAGGGTGCTCATCACCGACGTGAACGACAACAGTCCCCGCTTCGAGAAGAGCGTGTACGAAGCTGACCTAGCCGAGAATAGCGCCCCAGGGACTCCCATCCTGCAGCTGCGTGCCGCCGACCTGGACGTGGGGGTCAACGGACAGATCGAGTATGTGTTCGGAGCGGCTACCGAATCCGTGCGGCGGCTGCTGCGCCTGGACGAGACGTCCGGCTGGCTCAGTGTCCTGCACCGTATCGACCGCGAGGAGGTGAACCAGCTGCGCTTCACCGTCATGGCCCGCGACCGCGGGCAGCCCCCCAAGACCGACAAGGCCACAGTGGTCCTCAACATCAAGGACGAGAACGATAATGTTCCGTCCATTGAAATCCGCAAGATCGGGCGTATCCCACTCAAGGACGGGGTGGCCAACGTGGCCGAGGATGTTCTGGTCGACACCCCCATTGCTCTGGTACAGGTGTCCGACCGAGACCAAGGCGAGAATGGGGTAGTCACCTGCACCGTGGTGGGTGACGTGCCCTTCCAGCTCAAGCCGGCCAGCGACACAGAGGGCGACCAGAACAAGAAAAAGTACTTTCTGCACACCTCGGCCCCTTTGGACTATGAGACCACCCGGGAATTCAGCGTGGTCATTGTGGCGGTGGACTCGGGCAGCCCCAGCCTCTCCAGCAACAACTCCCTGGTTGTCAAGGTAGGGGACACCAATGACAACCCGCCCCTCTTCGGCCAGTCCGTGGTGGAGGTTTACTTTCCAGAGAACAACATCCCTGGAGAGAGGGTGGCCACGGTGCTGGCGACAGACGCGGACAGTGGGAAAAACGCGGAGATTGCCTACTCTCTGGATTCCTCCGTGATGGGGATCTTTGCCATCGATCCTGATTCTGGGGACATCCTTGTCAATACGGTGCTGGACCGAGAGCAGACAGACAGGTATGAGTTTAAAGTTAATGCCAAAGACAAAGGCATCCCAGTGCTGCAGGGCAGCACCACGGTGATTGTGCAGGTTGCTGACAAGAATGACAATGACCCTAAGTTTATGCAGGACGTCTTCACCTTTTATGTGAAAGAAAACTTGCAGCCCAACAGCCCGGTGGGGATGGTCACGGTGATGGATGCAGACAAGGGGCGCAATGCAGAGATGAGCCTCTACATAGAGGAAAACAGTAACATTTTTTCCATTGAAAATGACACAGGGACCATTTACTCCACAATGTCTTTTGATCGGGAACATCAGACCACATACACCTTCAGAGTCAAGGCTGTGGATGGGGGGGATCCTCCCAGATCAGCCACAGCCACAGTCTCTCTCTTTGTGATGGATGAGAATGACAATGCTCCCACAGTTACCCTTCCCAGAAACATTTCCTACACTTTACTGCCACCTTCAAGTAATGTCAGGACAGTAGTAGCTACAGTGTTGGCAACAGACAGTGATGATGGCATCAATGCAGACCTTAACTACAGCATTGTGGGAGGGAATCCCTTCAAGCTGTTTGAGATTGATTCCACCAGTGGTGTGGTTTCCTTAGTGGGAAAACTCACCCAAAAGCATTATGGCTTGCACAGGTTGGTGGTGCAAGTGAATGACAGTGGACAGCCTTCCCAGTCCACCACGACTCTGGTGCATGTGTTTGTCAATGAAAGTGTTTCTAATGCAACTGTGATTGACTCCCAGATAGCCAGAAGTTTGCACACCCCACTCACCCAGGATATAGCTGGTGACCCAAGTTATGAAATTAGCAAACAGAGACTCAGTATTGTCATTGGGGTGGTTGCTGGAATTATGACAGTGATTCTAATCATCTTAATCGTAGTGATGGCAAGGTACTGCCggtccaaaaataaaaatggctatgAAGCTGGCAAAAAAGATCATGAAGACTTTTTTACACCCCAGCAGCACGACAAATCTAAAAAGCctaaaaaggacaagaaaaacaaaaagtctaaGCAGCCTCTCTACAGCAGCATTGTCACTGTAGAAGCTTCTAAACCAAATGGACAGAGGTATGATAGTGTCAATGAGAAGCTGTCAGACAGCCCAAGCATGGGGCGATACCGATCCGTTAACGGGGGGCCCGGCAGTCCTGACCTGGCCAGGCATTACAAATCTAGTTCTCCGTTGCCTACTGTCCAGCTTCACCCCCAGTCACCAACTGCAGGAAAAAAACACCAGGCCGTACAAGATCTACCACCAGCCAACACATTTGTGGGAGCAGGAGACAACATTTCAATTGGATCAGATCACTGCTCTGAATACAGCTGTCAAACCAATAACAAGTACAGCAAACAG
- the PCDH7 gene encoding protocadherin-7 isoform X9, with translation MLRMRTAGWARGWCLGCCLLLPLSLSLAAAKQLLRYRLAEEGPADVRIGNVASDLGIVTGSGEVTFSLESGSEYLKIDNLTGELSTSERRIDREKLPQCQMIFDENECFLDFEVSVIGPSQSWVDLFEGRVIVLDINDNTPTFPSPVLTLTVEENRPVGTLYLLPTATDRDFGRNGIERYELLQEPGGGGGGGGGGGGGSGGEGRRAGPADSAPYPGGGGNGASGGGPGGSKRRPDIPEGGGGTNPGGRSSVFELQVADTPDGEKQPQLIVKGALDREQRDSYELTLRVRDGGDPPRSSQAILRVLITDVNDNSPRFEKSVYEADLAENSAPGTPILQLRAADLDVGVNGQIEYVFGAATESVRRLLRLDETSGWLSVLHRIDREEVNQLRFTVMARDRGQPPKTDKATVVLNIKDENDNVPSIEIRKIGRIPLKDGVANVAEDVLVDTPIALVQVSDRDQGENGVVTCTVVGDVPFQLKPASDTEGDQNKKKYFLHTSAPLDYETTREFSVVIVAVDSGSPSLSSNNSLVVKVGDTNDNPPLFGQSVVEVYFPENNIPGERVATVLATDADSGKNAEIAYSLDSSVMGIFAIDPDSGDILVNTVLDREQTDRYEFKVNAKDKGIPVLQGSTTVIVQVADKNDNDPKFMQDVFTFYVKENLQPNSPVGMVTVMDADKGRNAEMSLYIEENSNIFSIENDTGTIYSTMSFDREHQTTYTFRVKAVDGGDPPRSATATVSLFVMDENDNAPTVTLPRNISYTLLPPSSNVRTVVATVLATDSDDGINADLNYSIVGGNPFKLFEIDSTSGVVSLVGKLTQKHYGLHRLVVQVNDSGQPSQSTTTLVHVFVNESVSNATVIDSQIARSLHTPLTQDIAGDPSYEISKQRLSIVIGVVAGIMTVILIILIVVMARYCRSKNKNGYEAGKKDHEDFFTPQQHDKSKKPKKDKKNKKSKQPLYSSIVTVEASKPNGQRYDSVNEKLSDSPSMGRYRSVNGGPGSPDLARHYKSSSPLPTVQLHPQSPTAGKKHQAVQDLPPANTFVGAGDNISIGSDHCSEYSCQTNNKYSKQDTVIALGYLDNPGKSPYFKPFRRVTFSVVSQPQDPHQGSLQSCYDSGLEESETPSSAAPFQGVQVLKEWAVLIQAMYSPCISPNLSSCLGSNSALEATPLVRYL, from the coding sequence aTGCTGAGGATGCGGACCGCGGGATGGGCGCGCGGCTGGTGCCTGGGTTGCTGTCTCCTCTTGCCGCTCTCGCTCAGCCTGGCGGCCGCCAAGCAACTCCTCCGATACCGACTGGCCGAGGAGGGCCCAGCGGACGTCCGCATCGGCAACGTCGCCTCGGACCTGGGCATCGTGACCGGCTCGGGTGAGGTGACTTTCAGCCTCGAGTCGGGGTCGGAGTACCTGAAGATCGACAACCTCACCGGCGAGCTGAGCACGAGCGAGCGGCGCATCGACCGCGAGAAGCTGCCCCAGTGTCAGATGATCTTCGACGAGAACGAGTGCTTTCTGGACTTCGAAGTGTCGGTGATCGGGCCCTCGCAGAGCTGGGTGGACCTGTTCGAGGGTCGGGTCATCGTACTCGATATCAACGACAACACGCCCACCTTCCCGTCACCCGTGCTCACGCTCACGGTGGAGGAGAACAGGCCGGTGGGCACTCTCTACCTGCTACCCACCGCCACTGACCGTGACTTCGGCCGCAACGGCATCGAGCGCTACGAGCTGCTCCAGGAGCCCGGGGGCggtggcggcggtggcggcggcggcggcggcggcagcggcggcgaaGGCCGGCGTGCTGGGCCTGCCGACAGCGCCCCCTACCCCGGGGGCGGCGGGAACGGCGCGAGCGGCGGCGGCCCCGGCGGCTCCAAGAGGCGGCCGGACATACCAGAGGGCGGCGGCGGGACCAACCCCGGTGGCCGCAGCAGCGTGTTCGAACTGCAGGTGGCCGACACCCCGGATGGCGAGAAGCAGCCACAGCTGATCGTGAAGGGGGCGCTGGATCGGGAACAACGCGACTCCTACGAGCTGACCCTGCGGGTGCGCGACGGTGGCGACCCGCCTCGCTCCTCTCAGGCCATCCTGAGGGTGCTCATCACCGACGTGAACGACAACAGTCCCCGCTTCGAGAAGAGCGTGTACGAAGCTGACCTAGCCGAGAATAGCGCCCCAGGGACTCCCATCCTGCAGCTGCGTGCCGCCGACCTGGACGTGGGGGTCAACGGACAGATCGAGTATGTGTTCGGAGCGGCTACCGAATCCGTGCGGCGGCTGCTGCGCCTGGACGAGACGTCCGGCTGGCTCAGTGTCCTGCACCGTATCGACCGCGAGGAGGTGAACCAGCTGCGCTTCACCGTCATGGCCCGCGACCGCGGGCAGCCCCCCAAGACCGACAAGGCCACAGTGGTCCTCAACATCAAGGACGAGAACGATAATGTTCCGTCCATTGAAATCCGCAAGATCGGGCGTATCCCACTCAAGGACGGGGTGGCCAACGTGGCCGAGGATGTTCTGGTCGACACCCCCATTGCTCTGGTACAGGTGTCCGACCGAGACCAAGGCGAGAATGGGGTAGTCACCTGCACCGTGGTGGGTGACGTGCCCTTCCAGCTCAAGCCGGCCAGCGACACAGAGGGCGACCAGAACAAGAAAAAGTACTTTCTGCACACCTCGGCCCCTTTGGACTATGAGACCACCCGGGAATTCAGCGTGGTCATTGTGGCGGTGGACTCGGGCAGCCCCAGCCTCTCCAGCAACAACTCCCTGGTTGTCAAGGTAGGGGACACCAATGACAACCCGCCCCTCTTCGGCCAGTCCGTGGTGGAGGTTTACTTTCCAGAGAACAACATCCCTGGAGAGAGGGTGGCCACGGTGCTGGCGACAGACGCGGACAGTGGGAAAAACGCGGAGATTGCCTACTCTCTGGATTCCTCCGTGATGGGGATCTTTGCCATCGATCCTGATTCTGGGGACATCCTTGTCAATACGGTGCTGGACCGAGAGCAGACAGACAGGTATGAGTTTAAAGTTAATGCCAAAGACAAAGGCATCCCAGTGCTGCAGGGCAGCACCACGGTGATTGTGCAGGTTGCTGACAAGAATGACAATGACCCTAAGTTTATGCAGGACGTCTTCACCTTTTATGTGAAAGAAAACTTGCAGCCCAACAGCCCGGTGGGGATGGTCACGGTGATGGATGCAGACAAGGGGCGCAATGCAGAGATGAGCCTCTACATAGAGGAAAACAGTAACATTTTTTCCATTGAAAATGACACAGGGACCATTTACTCCACAATGTCTTTTGATCGGGAACATCAGACCACATACACCTTCAGAGTCAAGGCTGTGGATGGGGGGGATCCTCCCAGATCAGCCACAGCCACAGTCTCTCTCTTTGTGATGGATGAGAATGACAATGCTCCCACAGTTACCCTTCCCAGAAACATTTCCTACACTTTACTGCCACCTTCAAGTAATGTCAGGACAGTAGTAGCTACAGTGTTGGCAACAGACAGTGATGATGGCATCAATGCAGACCTTAACTACAGCATTGTGGGAGGGAATCCCTTCAAGCTGTTTGAGATTGATTCCACCAGTGGTGTGGTTTCCTTAGTGGGAAAACTCACCCAAAAGCATTATGGCTTGCACAGGTTGGTGGTGCAAGTGAATGACAGTGGACAGCCTTCCCAGTCCACCACGACTCTGGTGCATGTGTTTGTCAATGAAAGTGTTTCTAATGCAACTGTGATTGACTCCCAGATAGCCAGAAGTTTGCACACCCCACTCACCCAGGATATAGCTGGTGACCCAAGTTATGAAATTAGCAAACAGAGACTCAGTATTGTCATTGGGGTGGTTGCTGGAATTATGACAGTGATTCTAATCATCTTAATCGTAGTGATGGCAAGGTACTGCCggtccaaaaataaaaatggctatgAAGCTGGCAAAAAAGATCATGAAGACTTTTTTACACCCCAGCAGCACGACAAATCTAAAAAGCctaaaaaggacaagaaaaacaaaaagtctaaGCAGCCTCTCTACAGCAGCATTGTCACTGTAGAAGCTTCTAAACCAAATGGACAGAGGTATGATAGTGTCAATGAGAAGCTGTCAGACAGCCCAAGCATGGGGCGATACCGATCCGTTAACGGGGGGCCCGGCAGTCCTGACCTGGCCAGGCATTACAAATCTAGTTCTCCGTTGCCTACTGTCCAGCTTCACCCCCAGTCACCAACTGCAGGAAAAAAACACCAGGCCGTACAAGATCTACCACCAGCCAACACATTTGTGGGAGCAGGAGACAACATTTCAATTGGATCAGATCACTGCTCTGAATACAGCTGTCAAACCAATAACAAGTACAGCAAACAG
- the PCDH7 gene encoding protocadherin-7 isoform X17: MLRMRTAGWARGWCLGCCLLLPLSLSLAAAKQLLRYRLAEEGPADVRIGNVASDLGIVTGSGEVTFSLESGSEYLKIDNLTGELSTSERRIDREKLPQCQMIFDENECFLDFEVSVIGPSQSWVDLFEGRVIVLDINDNTPTFPSPVLTLTVEENRPVGTLYLLPTATDRDFGRNGIERYELLQEPGGGGGGGGGGGGGSGGEGRRAGPADSAPYPGGGGNGASGGGPGGSKRRPDIPEGGGGTNPGGRSSVFELQVADTPDGEKQPQLIVKGALDREQRDSYELTLRVRDGGDPPRSSQAILRVLITDVNDNSPRFEKSVYEADLAENSAPGTPILQLRAADLDVGVNGQIEYVFGAATESVRRLLRLDETSGWLSVLHRIDREEVNQLRFTVMARDRGQPPKTDKATVVLNIKDENDNVPSIEIRKIGRIPLKDGVANVAEDVLVDTPIALVQVSDRDQGENGVVTCTVVGDVPFQLKPASDTEGDQNKKKYFLHTSAPLDYETTREFSVVIVAVDSGSPSLSSNNSLVVKVGDTNDNPPLFGQSVVEVYFPENNIPGERVATVLATDADSGKNAEIAYSLDSSVMGIFAIDPDSGDILVNTVLDREQTDRYEFKVNAKDKGIPVLQGSTTVIVQVADKNDNDPKFMQDVFTFYVKENLQPNSPVGMVTVMDADKGRNAEMSLYIEENSNIFSIENDTGTIYSTMSFDREHQTTYTFRVKAVDGGDPPRSATATVSLFVMDENDNAPTVTLPRNISYTLLPPSSNVRTVVATVLATDSDDGINADLNYSIVGGNPFKLFEIDSTSGVVSLVGKLTQKHYGLHRLVVQVNDSGQPSQSTTTLVHVFVNESVSNATVIDSQIARSLHTPLTQDIAGDPSYEISKQRLSIVIGVVAGIMTVILIILIVVMARYCRSKNKNGYEAGKKDHEDFFTPQQHDKSKKPKKDKKNKKSKQPLYSSIVTVEASKPNGQRYDSVNEKLSDSPSMGRYRSVNGGPGSPDLARHYKSSSPLPTVQLHPQSPTAGKKHQAVQDLPPANTFVGAGDNISIGSDHCSEYSCQTNNKYSKQIQDLFQM; the protein is encoded by the coding sequence aTGCTGAGGATGCGGACCGCGGGATGGGCGCGCGGCTGGTGCCTGGGTTGCTGTCTCCTCTTGCCGCTCTCGCTCAGCCTGGCGGCCGCCAAGCAACTCCTCCGATACCGACTGGCCGAGGAGGGCCCAGCGGACGTCCGCATCGGCAACGTCGCCTCGGACCTGGGCATCGTGACCGGCTCGGGTGAGGTGACTTTCAGCCTCGAGTCGGGGTCGGAGTACCTGAAGATCGACAACCTCACCGGCGAGCTGAGCACGAGCGAGCGGCGCATCGACCGCGAGAAGCTGCCCCAGTGTCAGATGATCTTCGACGAGAACGAGTGCTTTCTGGACTTCGAAGTGTCGGTGATCGGGCCCTCGCAGAGCTGGGTGGACCTGTTCGAGGGTCGGGTCATCGTACTCGATATCAACGACAACACGCCCACCTTCCCGTCACCCGTGCTCACGCTCACGGTGGAGGAGAACAGGCCGGTGGGCACTCTCTACCTGCTACCCACCGCCACTGACCGTGACTTCGGCCGCAACGGCATCGAGCGCTACGAGCTGCTCCAGGAGCCCGGGGGCggtggcggcggtggcggcggcggcggcggcggcagcggcggcgaaGGCCGGCGTGCTGGGCCTGCCGACAGCGCCCCCTACCCCGGGGGCGGCGGGAACGGCGCGAGCGGCGGCGGCCCCGGCGGCTCCAAGAGGCGGCCGGACATACCAGAGGGCGGCGGCGGGACCAACCCCGGTGGCCGCAGCAGCGTGTTCGAACTGCAGGTGGCCGACACCCCGGATGGCGAGAAGCAGCCACAGCTGATCGTGAAGGGGGCGCTGGATCGGGAACAACGCGACTCCTACGAGCTGACCCTGCGGGTGCGCGACGGTGGCGACCCGCCTCGCTCCTCTCAGGCCATCCTGAGGGTGCTCATCACCGACGTGAACGACAACAGTCCCCGCTTCGAGAAGAGCGTGTACGAAGCTGACCTAGCCGAGAATAGCGCCCCAGGGACTCCCATCCTGCAGCTGCGTGCCGCCGACCTGGACGTGGGGGTCAACGGACAGATCGAGTATGTGTTCGGAGCGGCTACCGAATCCGTGCGGCGGCTGCTGCGCCTGGACGAGACGTCCGGCTGGCTCAGTGTCCTGCACCGTATCGACCGCGAGGAGGTGAACCAGCTGCGCTTCACCGTCATGGCCCGCGACCGCGGGCAGCCCCCCAAGACCGACAAGGCCACAGTGGTCCTCAACATCAAGGACGAGAACGATAATGTTCCGTCCATTGAAATCCGCAAGATCGGGCGTATCCCACTCAAGGACGGGGTGGCCAACGTGGCCGAGGATGTTCTGGTCGACACCCCCATTGCTCTGGTACAGGTGTCCGACCGAGACCAAGGCGAGAATGGGGTAGTCACCTGCACCGTGGTGGGTGACGTGCCCTTCCAGCTCAAGCCGGCCAGCGACACAGAGGGCGACCAGAACAAGAAAAAGTACTTTCTGCACACCTCGGCCCCTTTGGACTATGAGACCACCCGGGAATTCAGCGTGGTCATTGTGGCGGTGGACTCGGGCAGCCCCAGCCTCTCCAGCAACAACTCCCTGGTTGTCAAGGTAGGGGACACCAATGACAACCCGCCCCTCTTCGGCCAGTCCGTGGTGGAGGTTTACTTTCCAGAGAACAACATCCCTGGAGAGAGGGTGGCCACGGTGCTGGCGACAGACGCGGACAGTGGGAAAAACGCGGAGATTGCCTACTCTCTGGATTCCTCCGTGATGGGGATCTTTGCCATCGATCCTGATTCTGGGGACATCCTTGTCAATACGGTGCTGGACCGAGAGCAGACAGACAGGTATGAGTTTAAAGTTAATGCCAAAGACAAAGGCATCCCAGTGCTGCAGGGCAGCACCACGGTGATTGTGCAGGTTGCTGACAAGAATGACAATGACCCTAAGTTTATGCAGGACGTCTTCACCTTTTATGTGAAAGAAAACTTGCAGCCCAACAGCCCGGTGGGGATGGTCACGGTGATGGATGCAGACAAGGGGCGCAATGCAGAGATGAGCCTCTACATAGAGGAAAACAGTAACATTTTTTCCATTGAAAATGACACAGGGACCATTTACTCCACAATGTCTTTTGATCGGGAACATCAGACCACATACACCTTCAGAGTCAAGGCTGTGGATGGGGGGGATCCTCCCAGATCAGCCACAGCCACAGTCTCTCTCTTTGTGATGGATGAGAATGACAATGCTCCCACAGTTACCCTTCCCAGAAACATTTCCTACACTTTACTGCCACCTTCAAGTAATGTCAGGACAGTAGTAGCTACAGTGTTGGCAACAGACAGTGATGATGGCATCAATGCAGACCTTAACTACAGCATTGTGGGAGGGAATCCCTTCAAGCTGTTTGAGATTGATTCCACCAGTGGTGTGGTTTCCTTAGTGGGAAAACTCACCCAAAAGCATTATGGCTTGCACAGGTTGGTGGTGCAAGTGAATGACAGTGGACAGCCTTCCCAGTCCACCACGACTCTGGTGCATGTGTTTGTCAATGAAAGTGTTTCTAATGCAACTGTGATTGACTCCCAGATAGCCAGAAGTTTGCACACCCCACTCACCCAGGATATAGCTGGTGACCCAAGTTATGAAATTAGCAAACAGAGACTCAGTATTGTCATTGGGGTGGTTGCTGGAATTATGACAGTGATTCTAATCATCTTAATCGTAGTGATGGCAAGGTACTGCCggtccaaaaataaaaatggctatgAAGCTGGCAAAAAAGATCATGAAGACTTTTTTACACCCCAGCAGCACGACAAATCTAAAAAGCctaaaaaggacaagaaaaacaaaaagtctaaGCAGCCTCTCTACAGCAGCATTGTCACTGTAGAAGCTTCTAAACCAAATGGACAGAGGTATGATAGTGTCAATGAGAAGCTGTCAGACAGCCCAAGCATGGGGCGATACCGATCCGTTAACGGGGGGCCCGGCAGTCCTGACCTGGCCAGGCATTACAAATCTAGTTCTCCGTTGCCTACTGTCCAGCTTCACCCCCAGTCACCAACTGCAGGAAAAAAACACCAGGCCGTACAAGATCTACCACCAGCCAACACATTTGTGGGAGCAGGAGACAACATTTCAATTGGATCAGATCACTGCTCTGAATACAGCTGTCAAACCAATAACAAGTACAGCAAACAG